In Brachypodium distachyon strain Bd21 chromosome 2, Brachypodium_distachyon_v3.0, whole genome shotgun sequence, one genomic interval encodes:
- the LOC112271007 gene encoding uncharacterized protein LOC112271007, with product MPFGLRNAEATYQRCMQKCLHDQLGKNVQVYVDDVVIKTKQSATLLDDIRETFANLRRFRMKLNPAKCTFGVSAGKLLGFLIPSRGIETNHVKIAAIERMKLSKCLKDVPKFTGCLASLSRFVSRLGEKAMPLYQLMKKADKFVWTPQPDLAFQELKKMIATTPILASPMEKEPMLLYISATNQVVSAVIVVERDEEGKLVQRPVYYLSEVLSSSKQNYPHYQKMAYDIYMAAKKLKHYFEAHQIRVICEARVSEIMSNKDASGRVAKWAVKLAPYALQYDRRDAVKSQALVDWAEMEYEPSPSETNYWKMHFDGSKMKSRLGAGIVLTSPKRDQLRYVLQIHFAASNNVAEYEALVHGLKMAKEIGVRRIQCFGDSDLVVQQAFGNWDALDANMALYRFHIQKISGHFEGYEFHHIPWAENEAADTLSKLGSTRQAIPAGVALEHLRRPSIKPSPESESIFIPASSEAGATPMDIDGGNGSGNPGTECPNSAEAMAVEPMEIDEPDEPIFTTRPVPAWAQPIVSYLKDGNLPEEEVLARQIQRRVKAYTIINGELYKRSVTNDVQRCVEPKEGQEILRDIHQGECGHHASSRTLVGKAFRHGFYWPSALQEAEDIVRKCNGCQRYASKIHMPASELKTIPITWPFVVLCLDMVGPFKRARGGMTHILVMVDKFTKWIEVKPIKKCDGKTTVSFLKDIILRYGYPHSIITDNGTNFAEGPFARFCAEKKIRLDVASVAHPQSNGQVERANGMVLAGIKPRLIELLERTPGCWLGELPAMLWSLRTTPTRSTGYTPFFLVYGVEAVLPADIEHNS from the coding sequence atgccgtttggtttgagaaacgcAGAAGCTACCtatcaaaggtgcatgcagaagtgcttgcacgatcaactcggcaaaaacgTACAGGTATATGTGGACGATGttgtcataaaaaccaaacaGAGCGCCACGCTTCTagatgatatccgggaaacattcgcaaatctgcggaggttccgaatgaaactgaacccggccaagtgcacattcggtgtgtcGGCAGGAAAGTTGCTCGGGTTCCTGATACCAAGCCGAGGaatagaaacgaaccatgtgaaaattgccgctatagaaagaatgaaactgtcaaagtgcctcaaagatgtgccGAAATTCACGGGATGCCTAGCGTCGCTAAGTCGTTTCGTGAGTCGGCTCggtgaaaaggctatgcccttataccagctgatgaagaaagccgacaaatttgtgtggacgccaCAGCCAGACCTAGCTTTCCAGGAGTTGAAGAAAATGATTGCTACAACACCGATATTGGCCTCTccaatggagaaggagccgatGTTATTATACATCTCAGCAACCAACCAGGTTGTCAGTGCCGTCATtgtggtggaaagagatgaagaaGGAAAATTGGTGCAAAGACCGGTATATTACTTAAGCGAGGTGCTATCATCGTCCAAGCAGAACTATCCCCATTATCAGAAAATGGCGTACGACatttatatggcggcaaagaagttAAAGCACtactttgaggcacatcagatccgagttatatgtgaggcacgtgtctcggaaatcatgagtaacaaagacgCAAGTGGCCGAGTCGCAAAATGGGCTGTCAAGTTGGCACCCTATgcgctgcagtacgacagacgagatgccgtgaaatctcaggctttggtggattgggccgagatggaataTGAGCCATCGCCCTCGGAAACCAAttactggaagatgcattttgatggctctaagatgaaaagcagGCTaggtgccggcatagttctgacTTCGCCCAAGCGAGATCAGCTCAGGTACGTATTGCAGATTCACTTTGCAGCATCTaacaatgttgccgagtatgaAGCGCTGGTGCACGGTctgaaaatggcaaaggaaATTGGAGTTCGCCGGATTCAATGTTTTGGTGATTCCGATCTAGTCGTCCAGCAAGCTTTCGGCAACTGGGACgcattggatgccaacatGGCGCTATACCGGTTCCATATCcagaagatcagtggccatTTTGAAGGATATGAGTTTCACCACATACCTTGGGCGGAAAATGAAGCAGCTGACACGTTATCGAAACTCGGTTCAACGCGACAAGCCATTCCGGCGGGGGTAGCACTAGAGCATTTACGCAGGCCATCTATCAAACCATCGCCAGAATCGGAGTCTATATTTATCCCGGCGAGTTCAGAGGCCGGCGCCACTCCCATGGACATTGACGGTGGCAACGGTTCcggtaacccggggactgagtgccctaactcggcggAAGCAATGGCAGTTGaaccaatggagatagacgagCCGGATGAGCCAATCTTCACCACTCGTCCTGTGCCTGCATGGGCGCAACCGATAGTgtcttacctcaaagatgggaatcTCCCGGAAGAAGAGGTGTTGGCAAGGCAAATCCAGAGAAGAGTGAAGGCGTACACTATCATCAATGGTGAGCTTTACAAGAGGAGCGTCACTAACGACGTACAGCGGTGCGTCGAGCCGAAAGAAGGGCAAGAAATACTTCGGGATATTCATCAAGGAGAGTGTGGGCATCACGCGTCTTCGAGAACGCTAGTGGGCAAAGCTTTCCGACATGGTTTCTATTGGCCGAGTGCGCTACAGGAAGCGGAAGACATAGTCAGGAAGTGCAATGGCTGCCAGAGGTATGCCAGCAAGATCCATATGCCAGCATCCGAACTCAAAACCatcccaatcacttggccgtttGTTGTCTTGTGCTTGGATATGGTAGGACCGTTcaagcgagcgcgaggaggcatgacgcatatcctagttatggtcgacaagttcacGAAATGGATCGAAGTCAAACCGATAAAGAAGTGTGACGGTAAGACTACGGTATCATTTCTGAAGGATATCATATTAAGATATGGGTACCCGCATAGTATCATCACGGACAATGGAACGAACTTCGCGGAGGGGCCTTTCGCGCGATTCtgtgctgaaaagaaaatccgatTGGATGTTGCTTCTGTAGCACATCCTCAGTCTAATGGGCAAGTGGAAAGAGCAAATGGCATGGTCttggccggcataaaaccccgGCTAATCGAACTGTTGGAGCGCACTCCGGGATGCTGGCTGGGTGAACTTCCGGCTATGCtgtggagtctcaggacgactcccactcgctctacaggctacacgccatttttcctcgtatacggggtagaagctgtcttaccagccgacattgaacataactct